One Nocardia sp. BMG111209 DNA segment encodes these proteins:
- a CDS encoding iron ABC transporter permease, which yields MAFTVAVVVLVALALFSAAVGQVPTTPAEVAGSVAHRIGLDWGPMPHHPAGEVTLWQVRFPRVVLAMLVGAALATAGALLQGVFANPLAEPGVIGVSSGAAVGAGIVIVTGGAFAAAWSVAGGAFVAGLGTTLLVYLLSRSGGRTETVTLVLTGVAVNAFAGGLMAFLMFTASPAARDQIVFWQLGSLNGATWQSVTVVAPLAAVGIAAAILLAPRLDLLALGESAARHLGVDVERLRRNVILVVAVLATAGVSFTGVILFVGLVVPHVVRLLVGPGHRVLIPLSALLGAIVLLAADVGARTLVANADLPLGMLTSLVGAPFFFWLLRRTRARSGGWA from the coding sequence ATCGCGTTCACGGTGGCGGTTGTCGTGCTGGTGGCGCTGGCGTTGTTCTCCGCTGCGGTCGGGCAGGTGCCGACCACGCCGGCGGAGGTCGCCGGGAGTGTCGCGCATCGGATCGGGCTGGACTGGGGGCCGATGCCACACCATCCCGCCGGGGAAGTGACGCTGTGGCAGGTGCGGTTCCCGCGCGTGGTCCTCGCGATGCTGGTCGGGGCCGCGCTCGCGACAGCGGGTGCATTGTTGCAGGGCGTGTTCGCCAACCCGCTCGCCGAACCCGGCGTGATCGGCGTGTCCTCCGGTGCGGCCGTCGGCGCGGGCATCGTCATCGTCACCGGCGGCGCGTTCGCCGCCGCCTGGTCGGTCGCCGGCGGCGCGTTCGTCGCGGGGCTGGGCACCACGCTGCTGGTCTATCTGCTGTCGAGGTCCGGCGGGCGCACCGAGACCGTCACGCTCGTGCTGACCGGTGTCGCCGTCAACGCGTTCGCCGGTGGACTGATGGCGTTCCTCATGTTCACCGCCTCCCCGGCCGCCCGGGACCAGATCGTGTTCTGGCAGCTGGGCAGCCTCAACGGCGCCACCTGGCAATCGGTCACCGTCGTCGCGCCCCTGGCCGCCGTCGGTATCGCCGCCGCGATCCTGCTCGCCCCGCGCCTGGACCTGCTGGCCCTCGGTGAATCCGCTGCCCGCCACCTCGGTGTCGATGTGGAACGCCTGCGCCGCAACGTGATCCTCGTGGTCGCCGTCCTCGCCACCGCGGGCGTGTCCTTCACCGGCGTCATCCTGTTCGTCGGCCTGGTCGTCCCGCACGTCGTCCGCCTGCTCGTCGGACCCGGGCACCGCGTCCTGATCCCGCTGTCGGCGCTGCTCGGCGCGATCGTGCTGCTCGCCGCCGACGTCGGCGCCCGCACCCTCGTCGCCAACGCCGACCTTCCCCTCGGCATGCTCACCTCTCTCGTCGGCGCCCCCTTCTTCTTCTGGCTGCTGCGCCGCACACGCGCCCGCTCCGGAGGCTGGGCATGA
- a CDS encoding heme ABC transporter ATP-binding protein, with the protein MTGPTPPAPADTAATGPSDTQATGSSAPEPARRHDDRNRVTRAWRRIARRTHDVPPAPDPGTITLRARGVTITRGGRPVLEDVDLEVVSGQILALVGPNGAGKSTLLAALAGELDPICGSVELDGRPLTDWTHTDMARRRAVLPQSHSVGFPFTAREVVTMGRAPWARTARRDGDEAAIAAAMAATDVGHLADRPFPALSGGERARVALARVLAQDTHTMMLDEPTAALDLGHQEQVLHLARRRAHAGAAVVVVLHDLGVAAAYADRVAVLADGRLVAAGPPRDVLTTGLLTDVYRHPVEVFDHPRTGTQLVLPVRR; encoded by the coding sequence ATGACCGGCCCCACCCCACCGGCACCGGCCGACACGGCAGCGACCGGACCGAGCGACACGCAGGCCACCGGGTCATCCGCGCCCGAGCCGGCGCGTCGGCACGACGACCGCAACCGGGTGACGCGCGCGTGGCGGCGTATCGCGCGCCGGACGCACGACGTACCGCCCGCGCCGGACCCCGGGACGATCACGCTGCGGGCGCGTGGCGTCACGATCACCCGAGGCGGCCGCCCGGTCCTCGAGGATGTGGACCTGGAGGTGGTGTCCGGGCAGATCCTGGCGCTGGTCGGGCCGAACGGCGCCGGGAAATCCACCCTGCTCGCCGCGCTGGCCGGGGAACTGGACCCGATCTGCGGCAGCGTCGAACTCGACGGCCGCCCCCTGACCGACTGGACCCACACCGACATGGCCCGCCGCCGCGCGGTCCTGCCGCAGAGCCACAGCGTCGGATTCCCGTTCACCGCCCGCGAAGTCGTCACCATGGGCCGCGCCCCCTGGGCCCGCACCGCCCGCCGGGACGGTGACGAGGCCGCGATCGCCGCCGCCATGGCCGCCACCGACGTCGGGCACCTCGCCGACCGGCCGTTTCCCGCGCTGTCCGGCGGGGAACGGGCCCGCGTCGCCCTCGCCCGCGTCCTGGCCCAGGACACTCACACGATGATGCTCGACGAACCCACCGCCGCACTGGATCTCGGCCACCAGGAACAGGTCCTGCACCTGGCCCGCCGCCGCGCCCACGCCGGCGCCGCGGTCGTCGTGGTCCTGCACGACCTCGGCGTCGCCGCCGCCTACGCCGACCGCGTCGCCGTCCTCGCCGACGGCCGCCTCGTCGCCGCCGGTCCCCCGCGCGACGTCCTCACCACCGGCCTGCTCACCGACGTCTACCGCCACCCCGTGGAAGTCTTCGACCACCCCCGCACCGGCACCCAACTCGTCCTCCCGGTCCGCCGCTGA
- a CDS encoding cupin domain-containing protein — protein MADSERDWRQHGVRVVPGDRLDPNTAQTPGMHREAAISAATVGAQKIWAGTVAIDPGAKTGAHHHGSLESVIFVVEGRARMRWGARLEYVAEAGPGDFIFVPPYVPHQEINAEDDHTLRCVVVRSDQEPIVINLDIPEVETNPQPVPWVDPHHPHP, from the coding sequence GTGGCAGATTCCGAGCGGGATTGGCGGCAGCACGGGGTGCGGGTGGTGCCCGGTGACCGGCTCGACCCGAACACCGCACAGACACCCGGCATGCATCGGGAGGCCGCGATCAGCGCCGCGACGGTCGGCGCGCAGAAGATCTGGGCCGGCACCGTCGCGATCGATCCCGGCGCGAAAACCGGCGCTCACCACCACGGCAGCCTCGAGAGCGTGATCTTCGTCGTCGAGGGCCGCGCCCGGATGCGCTGGGGTGCGCGACTGGAATACGTCGCCGAGGCCGGGCCCGGCGACTTCATCTTCGTCCCGCCGTACGTGCCGCACCAGGAGATCAACGCCGAGGACGACCACACCCTGCGCTGCGTGGTGGTCCGCTCCGACCAGGAGCCGATCGTGATCAACCTCGACATCCCCGAGGTCGAGACGAACCCGCAACCGGTGCCGTGGGTCGACCCCCACCACCCGCACCCCTGA
- a CDS encoding MMPL family transporter, whose protein sequence is MFDRQLARWGRWVHRRRFLVCAVFLVAVAASGLYGLDLGSRLAQGGWFDEHSESVAASQLADRTFGRDTDADVIIVYTAPPGGTVDDPPVRAAVTASLAELRARYPDRIQKIDSYFDGSMMGRFADASRTHAFASVGLRGADTESVNNYLAIEDALRGGCTGATAHTPAAHGPVDAAGGAAASGCGPGGTTVQLAGLQPVVEGINTGMQRDIHRAEVIALPLVAILLYFVFGGVVAAALPVLVGGMTILGSQGIMRLLTTVIDVNVFASAVVTLVSLGLAIDYGLFAVTRFREELAGGRSVEEATAATVATAGRTVLFSAAIIAVSLGALFIFPIGVLRSVPYGGISSVLLAAVLSVTALPAMLSIAGDRIDLLNWRTLRRHREHGAAQPVPGHGERGQRFFSGLAVFAMRRPVLVIAPIVLGLLVLLIPFRHIEFGGLSERYLARDNPARVAQEQFDALFPGFRTEPLKLVVVGANSQQLSDIRFQADFTPGLTGKFEAAAPTKNGVNVLSAGLVDDRATDTAIATLRAIPSPPGVTVMVAGVPALERDSIHSLIEGLPLLGAILVAAAIALMYAAFRSLVLAIKAVLLSTLSLAATLGILTWIFVEGHGAGALNFTPGPLMFAVLVLIVTVLFGLSTDYEVFLQSRMAEARHAGAAPAEAIRFGVAHTGGVITSAAAILIVVTGAFGFSDLVLMKYIAYGMIAALVLDATVIRLLLTPAILKLVWRR, encoded by the coding sequence ATGTTCGATCGGCAGTTGGCGCGGTGGGGGCGATGGGTCCACCGTCGTCGGTTCCTGGTGTGCGCGGTGTTCCTGGTGGCGGTGGCCGCGTCGGGTCTCTACGGCCTGGACCTGGGGTCGCGGCTGGCGCAGGGGGGCTGGTTCGACGAGCACAGCGAGTCGGTGGCGGCGTCGCAGCTGGCCGACCGGACCTTCGGCCGCGACACCGACGCGGACGTGATCATCGTCTACACCGCCCCGCCCGGCGGCACCGTCGACGATCCGCCGGTGCGCGCCGCGGTGACCGCGTCACTGGCCGAGCTACGCGCCCGCTACCCCGATCGGATCCAGAAGATCGACTCGTATTTCGACGGTTCGATGATGGGCCGGTTCGCCGACGCCTCCCGCACGCACGCCTTCGCCAGTGTCGGGTTGCGCGGCGCGGACACCGAATCGGTGAACAACTATCTCGCGATCGAGGACGCGCTGCGCGGCGGCTGCACCGGCGCCACCGCGCACACGCCCGCGGCGCACGGGCCGGTGGACGCCGCGGGGGGTGCGGCGGCGTCCGGGTGCGGGCCCGGCGGTACGACGGTGCAGCTGGCGGGTCTGCAACCGGTAGTGGAGGGCATCAACACCGGGATGCAGCGCGATATCCACCGCGCGGAGGTGATCGCGTTGCCGCTGGTGGCGATCCTGTTGTATTTCGTGTTCGGCGGGGTGGTGGCCGCGGCGCTGCCGGTGCTGGTCGGCGGGATGACGATCCTGGGCAGTCAGGGCATCATGCGGCTGCTGACCACGGTGATCGATGTGAACGTGTTCGCGTCGGCGGTGGTGACGCTGGTCAGCCTGGGACTGGCGATCGACTACGGATTGTTCGCGGTGACCCGGTTCCGGGAGGAGCTGGCCGGCGGGCGCAGCGTGGAGGAGGCCACCGCCGCGACGGTCGCCACCGCGGGCCGGACGGTGCTGTTCTCGGCGGCGATCATCGCGGTGAGCCTGGGCGCGCTGTTCATCTTCCCGATCGGGGTGCTGCGGTCGGTGCCCTACGGCGGGATCAGTTCGGTGCTGCTGGCGGCGGTGCTGTCGGTGACGGCCCTGCCGGCGATGCTGAGCATCGCCGGTGACCGGATCGATCTGCTCAACTGGCGCACCCTGCGCCGGCACCGCGAACACGGTGCGGCACAACCGGTTCCGGGTCACGGCGAGCGGGGGCAGCGGTTCTTCTCCGGGCTGGCGGTGTTCGCGATGCGGCGGCCGGTGCTGGTGATCGCGCCGATCGTGCTGGGGTTGCTGGTGTTGCTGATCCCGTTCCGGCACATCGAGTTCGGTGGTCTGTCGGAACGGTATCTGGCCCGCGACAATCCCGCCCGGGTCGCGCAGGAGCAATTCGATGCCCTGTTCCCCGGTTTCCGCACCGAACCGTTGAAACTCGTTGTGGTCGGCGCGAATTCGCAGCAGTTGTCCGATATCCGGTTCCAGGCCGATTTCACGCCGGGACTGACCGGGAAGTTCGAGGCCGCGGCGCCGACCAAGAACGGGGTGAACGTGCTCTCGGCGGGCCTGGTGGACGACCGGGCCACCGATACCGCGATCGCGACGCTGCGCGCGATCCCGTCCCCGCCGGGGGTCACGGTGATGGTCGCGGGGGTTCCGGCGCTGGAACGCGACAGTATCCACAGTCTGATCGAGGGGCTGCCGCTGCTGGGCGCGATCCTGGTGGCCGCGGCGATCGCATTGATGTACGCGGCGTTCCGGTCGCTGGTGCTGGCGATCAAGGCGGTACTGCTGAGCACGTTGTCGCTGGCGGCGACCCTGGGCATCCTGACCTGGATCTTCGTGGAGGGTCACGGTGCGGGGGCGCTGAACTTCACGCCCGGTCCGCTGATGTTCGCGGTGCTGGTGCTGATCGTGACGGTGTTGTTCGGGCTGTCCACCGATTACGAGGTGTTCCTGCAGTCGCGGATGGCCGAGGCCCGGCACGCGGGCGCCGCACCGGCGGAGGCGATCCGGTTCGGGGTCGCCCACACCGGTGGGGTGATCACCTCGGCGGCGGCGATCCTGATCGTGGTGACCGGCGCGTTCGGGTTCTCGGATCTGGTGCTGATGAAGTACATCGCCTACGGCATGATCGCCGCGCTGGTACTGGACGCGACGGTGATCCGGCTATTGCTGACCCCGGCGATCCTGAAACTGGTGTGGCGGCGCTGA
- a CDS encoding YncE family protein: MRGVNGPAPLGAAARPAPARHAPHGTTPDGTPTPPRPADATPSALARRVRWTGCALAAVATVGVLTGCSTQNSGDKTPAAAPASAAVSPPTTVTPAGTVTPAAPIAALLAVPGAGRLAELDTDGSTVHLLDLAPPTGTPGNPAPGAPAGSAPAAAASGAANPAAPGTAGTRTVTLPARTAGLTPGGPGEILAAAGTQILHIDTATGTVRATPVGAAARAVARRPDGTLAVALTDHRVLIVADDGRILHTVTGLTGADSVAAAGDTVAVLDLAQTSLTELDLGHGKPRLALRAGTGATGLIADHYQRLLVTDTAGGTLLVYTPDPLVLRQRFPVGSSPYALAYDQRSETVWVTLTGSNEVAGFDLSTGIPEEVGRFATVRQPDSVTIDDRTGDMFVGSATGDGLQRIGADDRKRGQ; the protein is encoded by the coding sequence ATGCGTGGTGTCAACGGCCCCGCTCCGCTCGGCGCAGCGGCACGCCCGGCCCCGGCGCGTCACGCTCCCCACGGCACCACACCCGACGGCACACCCACGCCACCCCGGCCCGCAGACGCCACCCCGTCGGCCCTCGCACGCCGTGTCCGCTGGACCGGGTGCGCGCTCGCGGCCGTCGCCACCGTCGGCGTGCTCACCGGCTGCTCCACCCAGAACTCCGGTGACAAGACACCCGCCGCCGCCCCCGCCTCGGCCGCGGTCTCCCCGCCGACGACCGTCACCCCCGCCGGCACCGTCACCCCCGCGGCGCCGATCGCCGCCCTGCTGGCCGTGCCCGGCGCGGGGCGGCTGGCCGAACTGGACACCGACGGCAGCACCGTCCACCTGCTCGACCTCGCCCCGCCGACCGGCACACCCGGCAATCCCGCACCCGGTGCACCCGCCGGTTCCGCCCCCGCCGCGGCCGCGAGCGGCGCGGCGAACCCGGCAGCCCCGGGCACGGCCGGCACCCGCACCGTCACCCTGCCCGCCCGCACCGCCGGCCTGACCCCCGGCGGCCCCGGTGAGATCCTCGCCGCCGCCGGAACCCAGATCCTGCACATCGACACCGCCACCGGCACCGTCCGCGCCACCCCCGTCGGCGCCGCCGCCCGCGCGGTCGCCCGCCGCCCCGACGGCACCCTGGCCGTCGCGCTCACCGACCACCGGGTCCTGATCGTCGCCGACGACGGCCGGATCCTGCACACCGTGACCGGCCTGACCGGCGCCGATTCCGTCGCCGCCGCCGGGGACACCGTCGCCGTGCTCGACCTCGCGCAGACCAGCCTCACCGAACTGGACCTCGGCCACGGCAAGCCCCGGCTGGCGCTGCGCGCGGGCACCGGCGCCACCGGACTGATCGCCGACCACTATCAGCGGCTGCTGGTCACCGACACCGCCGGCGGCACCTTGCTGGTGTACACTCCCGATCCACTCGTGCTGCGGCAGCGTTTCCCGGTAGGCTCTTCGCCCTACGCACTCGCCTACGATCAGCGGTCCGAAACCGTCTGGGTGACGCTGACCGGCAGTAACGAAGTCGCCGGATTCGATCTGTCGACGGGTATACCGGAAGAAGTGGGTCGCTTCGCGACCGTACGTCAACCGGATTCGGTGACCATCGACGACCGCACCGGCGACATGTTCGTAGGATCCGCGACCGGCGACGGTCTGCAGCGGATCGGCGCGGACGACAGGAAGAGAGGGCAGTGA
- a CDS encoding DUF5703 family protein, which translates to MAPAPGTGSHQPHRSRRNAVPAGWETTSDEGEYEYVPLRLPPDVNRVTASMRLTIQAEYGGWELSRVRAYTDGSRRVLLRRRKTSHPVPEPGM; encoded by the coding sequence ATGGCTCCGGCCCCGGGTACCGGTTCGCACCAGCCGCACCGTTCGCGTCGCAACGCGGTTCCAGCAGGGTGGGAAACCACCAGTGACGAGGGAGAATACGAGTACGTGCCGTTACGACTGCCACCGGATGTCAACCGGGTGACCGCGTCGATGCGCCTGACGATCCAGGCCGAATACGGCGGCTGGGAACTGTCGCGGGTGCGCGCCTACACCGACGGCAGCCGCCGCGTGCTGCTGCGCCGCCGCAAGACCAGCCACCCGGTCCCCGAACCGGGAATGTGA
- a CDS encoding quinone-dependent dihydroorotate dehydrogenase, whose product MYSLLLRLMFLLPPERIHHLAFLAIRWATRFAAGRRLAAALFAVDDPILAVDAFGVRFPAPLGLAAGFDKNAEGVDAWGALGFGFAEIGTVTAQPQPGNPAPRLFRLPADHALINRMGFNNDGAAAAADRVRDRRPGGVPLGANIGKTKITPPERAAGDYAHSAGLLGPLADFVVVNVSSPNTPGLRDLQAVESLRPILAAVLAETDKPVLVKIAPDLSDEDVDAVADLAVELGLAGIVATNTTIARRGLRTPEVEVETIGAGGLSGPPVAARSLQVLRRLYARAGDRLVLISVGGIENADQAFERILAGATLLQGYTGFIYGGPAWARHIHRGIAQRLRAGGYTGIADAVGAAHGANRA is encoded by the coding sequence ATGTACTCCTTGTTGCTGCGCCTGATGTTTCTGCTGCCCCCGGAACGCATCCATCACCTCGCATTCCTCGCGATCCGGTGGGCGACCCGGTTCGCGGCCGGCCGCAGGCTCGCGGCGGCACTGTTCGCCGTCGACGACCCGATCCTCGCCGTCGACGCGTTCGGGGTGCGATTCCCCGCGCCACTGGGCCTGGCCGCCGGATTCGACAAGAACGCCGAGGGCGTCGACGCCTGGGGCGCGCTCGGTTTCGGATTCGCCGAGATCGGCACCGTCACCGCGCAACCGCAACCCGGTAACCCGGCGCCGCGACTGTTCCGGCTGCCCGCCGACCACGCCCTGATCAACCGGATGGGTTTCAACAACGACGGCGCCGCCGCGGCCGCCGACCGGGTGCGCGACCGCCGGCCCGGTGGCGTGCCGCTGGGCGCCAACATCGGCAAGACCAAGATCACCCCGCCCGAACGCGCCGCCGGCGACTACGCGCACAGCGCCGGACTGCTCGGCCCGCTGGCCGACTTCGTCGTGGTCAACGTGTCCTCACCCAACACCCCCGGACTGCGCGACCTGCAAGCCGTCGAATCGCTGCGCCCGATCCTGGCCGCAGTCCTCGCCGAAACCGACAAACCGGTCCTGGTGAAGATCGCCCCCGACCTGTCCGACGAGGACGTCGACGCCGTCGCCGACCTCGCCGTGGAACTCGGCCTGGCCGGCATCGTCGCCACCAACACCACCATCGCCCGCCGCGGACTGCGCACCCCCGAGGTCGAGGTCGAGACCATCGGCGCCGGCGGCCTGTCCGGCCCGCCGGTTGCCGCACGGTCGCTGCAGGTGCTGCGGCGGCTGTACGCGCGGGCCGGGGACCGGCTGGTACTGATCTCCGTCGGCGGTATCGAGAACGCCGACCAGGCCTTCGAACGCATCCTCGCCGGCGCCACCCTGCTACAGGGCTACACCGGATTCATCTACGGCGGCCCGGCCTGGGCCCGGCACATCCACCGCGGCATCGCCCAGCGGCTGCGCGCCGGCGGCTACACCGGCATCGCCGACGCCGTCGGCGCCGCCCACGGCGCCAACCGCGCCTGA
- a CDS encoding carbohydrate kinase family protein has protein sequence MTGDEAAVAAIRSVLTSLRKRAGLQPDRLHRTEIDAGILLELPVIRRYADHHRVAPRQAVLPVVRELARDLPPTERLIVDAELNLGLLQDLLTSEVDPAALYATDLGARRTYLCARWVELHHVLAVERIPLPPTVRTLRGAPEDRAFLELARRLSEHPIARGIQVVVIGDAVHDHVYDVDRHPAPGTAVDSRRTTHPGGKGLGRAVAIANWGVSVGLLGAVGGDEAGRLLLQYLAGHGVDTSLMKTVAGAPTPITAVITGPDGPAIVADKNEQMALDPADLTSAAVQNAIDHARVLLLTFEQPEPVLAWVLAHVQTLARRPIVIVHASPTLKDPQALYPFLHAVDFLVGTEAELGRLLFGAGAATADPAQWLQVMGARTVCTIREFGCTVRAGNETYDIAPYPAVFRSKPGATALFSAALTYRVLKAGCPADESDFAWATAAMDIAPGSLYAVPDPLPTVEQVDQMVRFGPVPN, from the coding sequence ATGACCGGAGACGAGGCGGCGGTCGCCGCGATCCGAAGCGTACTCACCAGTCTGCGCAAACGCGCCGGCCTGCAACCGGATCGCTTGCACCGCACCGAGATCGATGCCGGGATACTGCTGGAACTGCCGGTCATCCGGCGTTACGCCGATCATCACCGGGTAGCCCCTCGGCAGGCCGTGCTGCCGGTCGTCCGGGAACTCGCCCGCGACCTGCCGCCCACCGAACGGCTGATCGTCGATGCCGAACTGAATCTCGGCCTGTTACAAGATCTTTTGACATCCGAGGTGGATCCGGCGGCGCTGTACGCCACCGACCTCGGCGCACGCCGTACCTACCTGTGCGCCCGATGGGTGGAGTTGCACCATGTCCTGGCCGTCGAACGGATTCCGCTCCCGCCGACCGTGCGTACCCTGCGCGGCGCCCCGGAAGATCGGGCCTTCCTCGAACTGGCCCGGCGACTGTCGGAGCATCCGATCGCCCGGGGCATCCAGGTGGTGGTCATCGGCGACGCGGTCCACGACCATGTCTACGACGTCGACCGGCACCCGGCCCCGGGTACGGCGGTCGACAGCCGCCGTACCACCCATCCCGGGGGCAAAGGACTCGGTCGCGCGGTCGCCATCGCCAACTGGGGCGTATCGGTGGGACTGCTCGGCGCCGTAGGCGGCGACGAGGCCGGCCGGTTGCTGCTGCAGTATCTCGCCGGACACGGCGTCGACACCTCTCTGATGAAAACCGTTGCGGGCGCCCCGACTCCGATCACCGCAGTGATCACCGGCCCCGACGGCCCGGCGATCGTCGCCGACAAGAACGAGCAGATGGCCCTGGATCCCGCCGATCTCACGAGTGCGGCCGTGCAGAACGCGATCGACCACGCCCGAGTGCTGTTGCTGACCTTCGAGCAGCCCGAGCCCGTCCTCGCCTGGGTGCTGGCCCACGTACAGACACTGGCGCGACGGCCGATCGTGATCGTGCACGCCTCACCGACGCTCAAGGACCCGCAGGCCCTGTATCCGTTCCTGCACGCCGTGGACTTTCTGGTCGGCACCGAGGCCGAACTCGGCCGATTGCTGTTCGGCGCAGGCGCGGCCACCGCGGACCCCGCGCAATGGCTACAGGTCATGGGCGCTCGAACCGTCTGCACCATACGCGAATTCGGCTGCACGGTCCGCGCCGGCAACGAAACATACGACATTGCACCGTATCCAGCGGTGTTCCGCAGCAAACCCGGTGCCACCGCACTGTTCTCGGCGGCCCTGACCTACCGGGTCCTGAAGGCGGGCTGCCCCGCCGACGAGTCCGACTTCGCTTGGGCCACAGCCGCGATGGACATCGCACCCGGATCGCTCTACGCGGTACCGGACCCGCTCCCGACCGTCGAACAGGTCGATCAGATGGTCCGATTCGGGCCCGTTCCGAACTGA
- a CDS encoding GTP cyclohydrolase II, with product MRVRVREWAVGDDRGTMIVVGPVTDGCLVRIHSRCMYGDVLASDDCDCGPELDTAMDRIQAAGCGVLVYLDQEGRGAGLIVKARSLRHSEEHGVDTFASYAALQHEPDVRSYEQAAIALSELGLTSVRLLTNNPDKIEAVHAAGIAVERVPLITEARSERARAYLDAKRRIRGHLLPGVSFDGITRFPDVERFGESQIEPRWVDHAEVADATPRLTLQGLNDTLVTVHPAEQLVDIVDR from the coding sequence ATGAGAGTCCGGGTCCGGGAGTGGGCCGTCGGGGACGATCGGGGCACGATGATCGTCGTCGGTCCGGTCACCGACGGTTGTCTCGTGCGTATCCATTCGCGGTGTATGTACGGGGACGTGCTCGCCTCCGACGATTGCGATTGCGGGCCGGAACTCGACACGGCGATGGACCGGATCCAGGCCGCAGGGTGCGGGGTGCTGGTCTATCTCGACCAGGAAGGCCGCGGCGCCGGGCTGATCGTCAAGGCACGCAGCCTGCGACACAGCGAAGAGCACGGCGTCGATACGTTCGCCAGTTACGCTGCGCTGCAGCACGAACCGGACGTCCGCAGCTACGAGCAGGCGGCGATCGCGCTGTCGGAACTGGGACTCACCTCGGTACGACTGCTCACCAACAACCCGGACAAGATCGAGGCCGTCCATGCGGCAGGTATTGCCGTCGAACGAGTGCCGCTGATCACCGAGGCACGAAGTGAGCGGGCCCGTGCTTACCTCGACGCCAAGCGCCGCATCCGCGGGCACCTGCTGCCCGGCGTCTCATTCGACGGCATAACGCGATTCCCGGATGTCGAACGGTTCGGTGAATCGCAGATAGAACCCCGATGGGTCGATCATGCGGAAGTCGCGGACGCCACACCACGGCTGACGCTCCAGGGGCTGAACGACACGCTCGTCACCGTGCACCCGGCCGAACAGCTCGTCGATATCGTCGACCGATAA